Genomic segment of Psychrobacter sanguinis:
TTGGTATCGCCATTTTCTTAACGGAACTGTGCCCTGCCTTTTTGAAGCGCCCATTAGGTATTGCCATTGAATTATTAGCAGGTATTCCTTCTATTATTTATGGTATGTGGGGCTTATTTATTTTCGTTCCTTTCTTTAGTACTTATATTCAGCCTTGGTTTATTGAACATGTGGCACCTTTACCAGTGATTGGTAAATTGTTTTCAGGTGCGCCTATTGGCTTAGGCATGTTTACAGCATCTCTAGTGCTGGCCATCATGATTATTCCTTTTATCGCTGCCACCATGCGTGATGTGTTCTCAGTAGTACCAGACCTTCTAAAAGAGTCGGCTTATGGTATGGGAGCCACAACTTGGGAAGTAATGTTTAAGATCATTCTTCCTTATACCAAAGCGGGCGTGGTAGGCGGCATAATCTTAGGTTTGGGTCGTGCTCTAGGTGAAACGATGGCCGTTACCTTCTTAATTGGTAACGCTTACAACATCAGTCCAAGTTTATTTACCTCAGGTGTCACTATTACTTCGGCCTTGGCGAATGAGTTCGCAGAAGCAGGCAGTGAGCTACACTTAGCGTCATTACTACACTTAGGTCTGATTCTGTTTGTTATTACCTTTATCGTACTGTCTATATCAAAATTGATGTTGATGCGTATTGATAAAAAAGCAGGTAATTAAAACGAGAGTTAAAACAACTTAGATTGCTTATTTCGAAAAATTTTATAGCGGCAATATGCCGCTATAAATCCAGTTTTAATATCTAATATTAATAATCGAATAATTAAGATTTTGCTAATCAAACACGGTAATGCTTAGCCAATAAATAATGTGGTTTTTAGCCCAGACAGTTTTAGCGAAATGGAGAAACAGTTAATGCGTTCAGCTGAAGTCAGTCTCAATCATGGTGCCCGTTTTGAGGACCGCTACAATAAGTCGCTTTATAATAAGCGCCGTTTTGTTAACAAGTTAGGATTGTTCTTTGCCATTTCAGCAATGGCATTTGGATTATTTTGGTTAACTTGGATATTAGTTACACTATTTATTGAAGGCTTCCAAGCGCTATTAGACATGCCTGTATTCTTAACAGATACGCCGCCACCGCAGACAGAAGGTGGGTTACGTAATGCTATCGTGGGATCGATTATGTTGGCATTTTCTGGCTTATTTATTGGTGCCCCTGTAGGAATGATGGCCGGTATTTATCTTGCAGAATTTGCTCAAGGCAGTTGGCTGGGCAAAGTAACCCGTTTTTTAAACGATATCTTATTATCAGCACCTTCTATTGTTATTGGTCTATTTATCTACGCGCTAATGGTAAAAGGTCAGCATTTTTCAGGTTGGGCTGGTGCATTGGCTTTAGCTTTGATTGTAATTCCTGTGGTCGTACGTACCACAGAAAATATGTTGAATCTGGTTCCTAATACCTTGCGTGAAGCAGCTTATGCATTAGGTACACCAAAGTGGAAATTAGTAACTACGGTTACTGTAAAAGCGGCCCGTGTTGGTTTAACCACAGGTGTCTTATTGGCCTTCGCTCGTATTGCGGGTGAAACTGCGCCTTTACTGTTCACCGCCTTCAACAATCCGTTCTTTAGTACAGATATGAATCAGGCAATGGCCAACTTACCCAATACTATTTATCAGTTTACTTCTAGTCCTTATGAAAACTGGCATACCTTAGCTTGGGCAGCAGCATTACTGATTACCATGACAGTACTTATATTAAACATTGTTGCCAGATTAATCGGCGGTAAGGATCAAAGTCATTAACAACGCCACTCTATAAGGTAGTTACTTGATTTTTTATTAATAGATAGACCTAGCTTATTCGTGTAAGCCCAAATATATGAAGCACAGGACAAGATTATGACAGATTTAGTAGAGAAAACCCCAGTGAACAAAACTAAAACCACTTCAGAGGGGAGCCTATTGGGTATGCCTATGAATACCGGATCTCAAATTGCCCAGCCTGATACGGCCAGTTTTAATAAGCAAACTATGGCAGATATGCCAGAAAATATGCCTAAGGCTAAGTTGGAAGTTCGCGATTTAAACTTCTACTATGGTGATTTTAAAGCTCTTAAAAATATCAACATTGATATTCCAGAGAGAAAAGTAACCGCATTCATCGGTCCATCAGGTTGTGGTAAATCTACTTTATTACGTACCTTTAACCGTATGTATGACTTATATCCTGGCATGCGTGCTGAAGGTTTGATTAATCTTGATGGTAAAAATATTTTAGATAAGCATATTGATGTTAACTTATTGCGTGCTCGTGTAGGTATGGTGTTCCAGAAGCCAACACCATTCCCAATGTCTATCTATGACAACGTTGCTTTTGGCGTACGTCTGTACGAAAAGCTTAGCAAAGCTGAGCTTGATGAACGCGTAGAATGGGCACTGAAAAAGTCA
This window contains:
- the pstA gene encoding phosphate ABC transporter permease PstA, with the protein product MRSAEVSLNHGARFEDRYNKSLYNKRRFVNKLGLFFAISAMAFGLFWLTWILVTLFIEGFQALLDMPVFLTDTPPPQTEGGLRNAIVGSIMLAFSGLFIGAPVGMMAGIYLAEFAQGSWLGKVTRFLNDILLSAPSIVIGLFIYALMVKGQHFSGWAGALALALIVIPVVVRTTENMLNLVPNTLREAAYALGTPKWKLVTTVTVKAARVGLTTGVLLAFARIAGETAPLLFTAFNNPFFSTDMNQAMANLPNTIYQFTSSPYENWHTLAWAAALLITMTVLILNIVARLIGGKDQSH
- the pstC gene encoding phosphate ABC transporter permease subunit PstC — protein: MADLHSQLAKQKRYDFLFVNATKAFAVLVLLSLGGILLSLIVGAWPSIQEFGLGFYTSNDWDTVGDQYGALAPIYGTVVTSVIAILIAVPVSFGIAIFLTELCPAFLKRPLGIAIELLAGIPSIIYGMWGLFIFVPFFSTYIQPWFIEHVAPLPVIGKLFSGAPIGLGMFTASLVLAIMIIPFIAATMRDVFSVVPDLLKESAYGMGATTWEVMFKIILPYTKAGVVGGIILGLGRALGETMAVTFLIGNAYNISPSLFTSGVTITSALANEFAEAGSELHLASLLHLGLILFVITFIVLSISKLMLMRIDKKAGN
- the pstB gene encoding phosphate ABC transporter ATP-binding protein PstB, whose translation is MTDLVEKTPVNKTKTTSEGSLLGMPMNTGSQIAQPDTASFNKQTMADMPENMPKAKLEVRDLNFYYGDFKALKNINIDIPERKVTAFIGPSGCGKSTLLRTFNRMYDLYPGMRAEGLINLDGKNILDKHIDVNLLRARVGMVFQKPTPFPMSIYDNVAFGVRLYEKLSKAELDERVEWALKKSALWPEVKDKLKASGLSLSGGQQQRLCIARGVATKPEVLLLDEPTSALDPISTGAIEDLIEDLKHDYTIAIVTHNMQQAARVSDYTVYMYLGDMVEMGETNQVFTNPAQKATEDYITGRYG